A genomic window from Lycium barbarum isolate Lr01 chromosome 4, ASM1917538v2, whole genome shotgun sequence includes:
- the LOC132635112 gene encoding probable pectinesterase 68, whose protein sequence is MAVFINSYFTFSIFLVTYLFFSFFFHADSASSTVPASNSVKNRRHKWIGPSGTRHISVNVHGFGDYQSVQEAVDSIPQNNRMNVIIDICPGYYIEKVAVPDTKPYITFQGAGRDVTVIEWHDRASDKGADGQQLRTYQTASVTVYASYFSARNISFKNTAPAPLPGMQGWQAVAFRISGDKAYFSGCGFYGAQDTLCDDAGRHYFKECYIEGSIDFIFGNGRSMYKDCELHSIATRFGSIAAQDRRSPDDKTGFAFIGCRVTGSGPLYVGRAMGQYSRIVYSYTYFDDIVAHGGWDDWDHLSNKNKTAFFGMYKCSGPGAAAVKGVSWARELDYDTAHKFLAKSFVNGRHWIAPSDA, encoded by the exons ATGGCTGTTTTCATTAATTCTTATTTTACTTTCTCCATTTTCTTAGTTACTtacttgtttttttctttcttcttccatgCAGATTCAGCTAGCAGTACTGTGCCAGCTTCAAATTCTGTCAAGAACCGCCGCCATAAATGGATTGGGCCGTCAGGCACCCGTCATATCTCCGTTAACGTTCACGGTTTTGGAGATTATCAGTCAGTTCAAGAGGCAGTTGACTCTATTCCGCAAAACAACAGGATGAATGTCATTATTGACATTTGCCCCGGTTATTACAT TGAGAAAGTGGCGGTGCCAGACACAAAACCATACATAACGTTTCAAGGAGCAGGGAGGGACGTGACGGTGATAGAATGGCATGATAGAGCAAGTGACAAAGGTGCTGATGGACAACAGCTTCGTACATACCAAACTGCTTCTGTTACAGTTTATGCTTCTTATTTTTCAGCCAGAAATATTAGTTTCAAA aacACAGCACCAGCACCATTGCCAGGGATGCAAGGATGGCAAGCAGTTGCATTTCGGATATCCGGCGACAAGGCTTACTTCTCCGGCTGTGGATTTTACGGCGCACAAGACACACTTTGTGATGATGCTGGCCGCCATTACTTCAAAGAATGTTACATTGAGGGTTCTATTGACTTCATTTTTGGCAATGGTCGCTCTATGTATAAG GACTGTGAGCTACATTCAATAGCCACAAGATTTGGGTCCATTGCAGCCCAAGATAGAAGATCCCCAGATGACAAGACTGGATTTGCATTCATAGGCTGCAGGGTCACAGGGAGTGGCCCACTGTATGTGGGCCGTGCAATGGGCCAGTACTCCAGAATTGTCTATTCTTACACCTATTTTGATGATATTGTGGCCCATGGTGGATGGGATGACTGGGACCACCttagcaacaagaacaa GACTGCATTTTTTGGAATGTACAAATGCTCAGGCCCAGGAGCAGCAGCTGTGAAGGGTGTATCATGGGCCCGTGAGCTGGATTACGATACGGCCCACAAGTTTCTAGCCAAGAGCTTTGTCAATGGACGCCACTGGATTGCCCCATCAGACgcttaa